From Acidobacteriota bacterium, one genomic window encodes:
- a CDS encoding serine hydrolase, whose product MIFLVFQAAAQDYTAKLAEIDAYAEKTRAEWNVPGVAVAIVKDDKVIFSKGYGVRDINKPEKVDADTLFAIASNSKAFTAASIAMLIAEKKIGGWDDKVSKYLPEFQMYDPWVTHELTIRDLLSHRSGLDTFSGDLLWYDTTYSTDEILRRVRYLKPTSSFRTKYGYQNLMFLAAGRVVEKASGMPWAKFVEERILKPLKMKRTKMSVRDVKENYASPHNESTGKMRALPLGKLDDAIGLVGLNSSVNELANWFRMLLARGKFDGKQLIPEKLVGDLQTQNMFIPVNPFPAKEAPGQITNGYGLGFFIADYRGRKMLNHSGGLDGMISQTCFLPQEQLAVVVLTNSESSVSAYIRNKILDTMLDGPKRDWSAEALERSKAAKAREADEDKKKDASRVANTKPSLALKDYAGTYSSEMYGDVTIDDENGKLVMRLKPAPNFVADLEHWHFDTWLIKWRPTVNYNFPRGWVTFTLDGNGKTDQLKIDQPNNDFWFYELELKRK is encoded by the coding sequence GTGATTTTCCTTGTTTTTCAGGCAGCCGCACAGGACTACACCGCGAAGCTTGCAGAGATCGATGCCTACGCCGAAAAGACGCGCGCCGAATGGAATGTTCCGGGCGTTGCCGTCGCGATTGTCAAAGACGACAAAGTGATCTTTTCCAAAGGTTACGGAGTGCGCGACATCAACAAGCCGGAAAAGGTCGACGCCGACACGCTGTTCGCCATCGCCTCGAATTCGAAAGCGTTCACCGCCGCGAGCATCGCGATGCTGATCGCCGAAAAAAAGATCGGCGGTTGGGACGACAAGGTTTCGAAGTACCTTCCTGAATTTCAGATGTATGACCCTTGGGTCACGCACGAACTGACGATCCGTGACCTTCTTTCGCATCGTAGCGGGCTTGATACTTTCTCCGGCGATCTCTTGTGGTACGACACGACCTATTCGACCGATGAAATATTGCGGCGGGTCCGGTATTTGAAACCGACCTCGAGCTTTCGCACCAAGTATGGTTACCAGAACCTGATGTTCCTCGCCGCCGGGCGCGTGGTCGAAAAAGCGTCGGGAATGCCGTGGGCGAAGTTCGTCGAGGAACGCATCCTCAAACCGCTTAAAATGAAACGGACGAAAATGTCCGTCCGCGACGTCAAGGAAAATTACGCCTCGCCGCACAATGAATCGACCGGCAAGATGCGCGCGCTTCCGCTTGGAAAACTCGACGACGCAATCGGACTCGTGGGCCTCAATTCATCGGTCAACGAGCTGGCGAACTGGTTTCGTATGCTGCTCGCCCGCGGAAAATTCGATGGCAAACAACTGATTCCGGAGAAGCTTGTCGGTGATCTTCAGACTCAGAATATGTTCATCCCGGTGAACCCTTTCCCGGCCAAAGAAGCGCCGGGACAGATCACGAACGGTTACGGGCTCGGGTTCTTCATCGCCGACTACCGCGGACGCAAAATGCTCAATCACTCGGGCGGGCTCGACGGAATGATCTCGCAGACGTGTTTTCTGCCGCAGGAGCAACTCGCGGTGGTCGTGCTGACGAATTCCGAATCGAGCGTCTCAGCCTACATCCGCAACAAGATTCTCGACACGATGCTCGACGGGCCGAAACGCGATTGGAGCGCCGAGGCGCTTGAGCGCTCCAAGGCGGCAAAGGCCCGTGAGGCCGACGAAGACAAGAAAAAAGACGCTTCGCGCGTCGCCAACACCAAGCCGTCGCTCGCGCTTAAGGACTACGCCGGCACGTATTCGTCGGAGATGTACGGCGATGTAACGATCGACGACGAGAATGGAAAGCTGGTGATGCGACTCAAACCCGCACCGAACTTCGTCGCCGATCTCGAGCACTGGCATTTCGACACGTGGCTCATCAAATGGCGGCCGACGGTGAATTACAACTTCCCGCGCGGTTGGGTGACGTTCACGCTCGACGGCAACGGCAAGACAGACCAGCTCAAGATCGATCAACCGAACAACGATTTCTGGTTCTACGAGCTTGAACTGAAGCGAAAATAG
- a CDS encoding IclR family transcriptional regulator — protein sequence MLELVAESGNGLSNSDLSRRLKIPRSSASYILRVLEKRDYLRRDAGGRYRLGLKLMSLTGGAVFHMDVREAAKPILADFLKKSRLPEVHLAVLDNGRAVYIEKLESETSFIKMDIWVGHRLPVHTTAIGKVLVSYLPDDQILGILEERGMERKTKRSITSPTKFLREAARVRQYGFAVDNEENSESVRCIAAPIFDANGAVLAALGTSAVVLHISEEQLPKIVQLVKMAAAKLSAQMGFIG from the coding sequence ATGCTTGAGCTTGTCGCAGAAAGCGGAAACGGATTGAGCAACTCAGATCTTAGCCGCCGTCTGAAGATCCCCAGAAGCTCCGCGAGTTACATTCTTCGCGTGCTTGAAAAGCGCGATTATCTGCGCCGCGATGCCGGCGGACGGTATCGTCTCGGACTTAAGCTGATGAGCCTGACCGGCGGCGCGGTCTTTCATATGGATGTCCGCGAGGCCGCCAAACCGATATTGGCGGACTTTCTGAAAAAGAGCCGGTTGCCGGAAGTGCATCTTGCGGTTCTCGACAACGGACGCGCCGTCTATATCGAAAAACTGGAGAGCGAAACCAGTTTCATCAAGATGGACATTTGGGTCGGCCACCGTTTGCCGGTGCATACTACGGCCATCGGCAAGGTGCTTGTCTCATATCTTCCCGATGATCAGATCCTGGGCATCCTCGAGGAACGGGGAATGGAGCGGAAAACGAAACGCTCGATCACGTCACCGACCAAATTTCTGCGCGAAGCGGCGCGCGTCCGCCAGTATGGATTCGCGGTCGATAATGAGGAGAATTCGGAAAGCGTGCGTTGTATCGCCGCACCTATCTTTGACGCGAACGGGGCTGTGCTGGCGGCGCTCGGGACGTCAGCCGTCGTGCTTCACATCAGCGAGGAGCAGTTGCCGAAGATCGTTCAACTGGTCAAGATGGCCGCCGCAAAACTCTCGGCTCAAATGGGGTTTATCGGATAG
- the aceA gene encoding isocitrate lyase — MNNEQIQEIKKDWAENPRWEGIKRPYSVEDVLRLRGTVKIEYTLAKLGAERLWDLMKTKEYVNALGALTGGQAIQQVQAGLPAIYCSGWQVAADANVSGQMYPDQSLYPAHSVPELVRKINNSLQRSDQIYAAEGKNGTYWFAPILADAEAGFGGNLNAFELMKQMIEAGAAGVHFEDQLSSAKKCGHLGGKVLVPTQEAVQKLVAARLAADVCGVPSVLVARTDANAADLLTSDVDDRDKPFCTGERTVEGFHRVHSGIDQAISRGLSYAPYADLIWCETAHPDLDEARRFADAIHAIYPGKMLAYNCSPSFNWKKQLSDETIAKFQKELGEMGYKFQFITLAGFHALNMTMFELARDYRDQGMTAYAKLQEHEFSLEVDGYRATKHQSFVGTGYFDAVTQVIAGGVSSMTALKGSTEEEQFDEEVVKPVSGMAMPV, encoded by the coding sequence ATGAACAACGAACAGATTCAGGAAATCAAGAAAGACTGGGCGGAAAACCCGCGTTGGGAAGGTATCAAACGGCCATATTCGGTGGAAGACGTTCTTCGCCTTCGTGGAACCGTAAAGATCGAATACACACTCGCCAAACTCGGCGCCGAACGCCTTTGGGACCTGATGAAGACAAAGGAATACGTCAACGCGCTCGGCGCTTTGACCGGCGGTCAGGCGATTCAGCAGGTTCAGGCCGGTCTGCCGGCGATCTATTGCAGCGGATGGCAGGTTGCCGCGGACGCCAACGTCTCCGGACAGATGTATCCGGACCAGAGCCTTTATCCGGCGCACAGCGTCCCCGAACTTGTCCGCAAGATCAATAATTCGCTGCAGCGTTCAGACCAGATCTATGCCGCCGAAGGCAAGAACGGCACATATTGGTTCGCGCCGATCCTCGCCGATGCCGAAGCCGGATTCGGCGGAAACCTGAACGCCTTCGAACTGATGAAACAGATGATCGAAGCCGGCGCCGCTGGCGTCCATTTCGAGGATCAACTCTCGTCGGCAAAGAAATGCGGCCATCTCGGCGGCAAAGTTCTCGTTCCGACTCAGGAGGCCGTGCAGAAACTGGTCGCGGCACGACTGGCGGCCGACGTCTGCGGCGTCCCGTCCGTTCTGGTCGCGCGGACCGACGCCAATGCCGCGGATCTTCTGACGTCGGACGTCGACGACCGCGACAAACCCTTCTGCACCGGCGAACGGACCGTCGAGGGATTTCATCGCGTGCACAGCGGAATCGATCAAGCGATCTCGCGCGGTCTTTCCTACGCGCCTTACGCCGACCTGATCTGGTGCGAAACGGCGCATCCGGATCTCGACGAAGCGCGTCGTTTCGCGGACGCGATCCACGCGATATACCCGGGCAAGATGCTGGCCTACAACTGTTCGCCGTCGTTCAACTGGAAAAAGCAGCTTTCGGATGAAACGATCGCCAAATTCCAGAAGGAACTCGGCGAAATGGGATACAAGTTCCAGTTCATCACTCTCGCCGGTTTCCACGCGCTGAATATGACGATGTTCGAACTCGCGCGTGACTATCGCGATCAGGGAATGACGGCATACGCCAAACTTCAGGAGCACGAATTCTCGCTCGAGGTCGACGGTTACCGGGCGACGAAGCATCAGTCGTTCGTCGGTACCGGATATTTCGATGCCGTGACCCAGGTCATTGCGGGTGGAGTTTCGTCGATGACCGCTCTCAAGGGATCGACCGAAGAAGAGCAGTTCGACGAAGAAGTTGTGAAACCCGTTTCCGGTATGGCGATGCCGGTTTGA
- a CDS encoding Gfo/Idh/MocA family oxidoreductase, which translates to MSEKISRRDLFKTGAVATIAATLVTNSEAKPAGKSMIGVPFEKRDKVRFGIIGSGERGTSMIQDFLGIENLEIKAICDNVKANAEEGRAMIEKAGRPAPELYTDGDYAFQKLVARDDIDFVYIATPWEWHAPQAIAAMEAGKHVGVEVPMATTMKDIWKLVETSERTRKHCLMLENCCFNYNELLVLNMVRDDVFGDLTHAEAAYIHDLRWIVNEGRSEGLWRRAWHTRVNGNLYPTHGLGPVANYLDINRGDRFDYLVSVSSPQRSLDAYREKTEKKDSPKWREKYICGDMNTSIIKTAKGVSIMLQHDVSTPRPYTRHNHIQGTKGAFTDFPGRLYLDGQEGGHKWTTIEKVKDKYEHWLWKKLGEKARGAGHGGMDFVMAWRIVQYFNEGLVPDNDVYDGASWTAPFPMSAESVAKGSMPIKFPDFTRGRWSEKRAMLA; encoded by the coding sequence ATGAGCGAAAAAATTTCAAGACGCGATCTTTTCAAAACAGGCGCCGTCGCGACGATCGCGGCGACGCTGGTAACAAATTCCGAAGCAAAACCCGCGGGCAAATCGATGATCGGAGTGCCGTTTGAAAAGCGAGACAAAGTCCGCTTCGGGATCATCGGCAGCGGCGAACGCGGAACGTCAATGATCCAGGATTTTCTCGGCATCGAGAATCTCGAGATCAAAGCGATCTGCGACAACGTCAAAGCTAACGCCGAAGAAGGGCGCGCGATGATCGAGAAAGCCGGGCGGCCCGCGCCGGAACTCTACACCGACGGCGATTACGCGTTTCAAAAACTCGTCGCGCGAGATGATATCGATTTCGTTTACATCGCGACGCCCTGGGAATGGCACGCGCCGCAGGCGATCGCCGCGATGGAGGCCGGCAAACACGTCGGCGTCGAGGTCCCGATGGCGACGACGATGAAGGACATCTGGAAGCTTGTCGAAACGTCGGAACGCACGCGAAAACACTGTTTGATGCTCGAGAATTGCTGCTTCAACTATAACGAACTGCTTGTTCTCAATATGGTCCGCGACGACGTTTTCGGTGATTTGACCCACGCCGAGGCGGCCTACATTCACGATTTGCGATGGATCGTGAACGAGGGTCGCAGCGAGGGCCTGTGGCGCCGCGCGTGGCATACGCGAGTCAACGGAAATCTTTATCCGACACACGGACTGGGCCCGGTCGCCAACTATCTCGACATCAATCGCGGCGACAGGTTTGACTACCTCGTTTCGGTATCGTCCCCACAGCGATCGCTCGATGCCTATCGCGAAAAGACCGAGAAAAAGGACTCGCCGAAATGGCGCGAGAAGTACATCTGCGGTGATATGAATACGTCGATCATCAAAACCGCGAAAGGCGTGTCGATCATGCTCCAGCACGACGTTTCGACACCCCGCCCGTACACTCGCCACAATCACATTCAGGGTACCAAGGGCGCGTTCACCGATTTCCCCGGCCGCCTCTATCTTGACGGCCAGGAAGGCGGTCATAAATGGACGACGATCGAAAAGGTCAAGGACAAATACGAGCACTGGCTCTGGAAAAAACTCGGCGAAAAGGCGCGCGGAGCCGGCCACGGCGGAATGGACTTCGTGATGGCCTGGCGGATCGTGCAATACTTCAACGAAGGACTTGTTCCGGACAATGATGTTTACGACGGTGCGAGCTGGACGGCCCCGTTCCCGATGAGCGCCGAATCGGTCGCGAAGGGCTCGATGCCGATCAAGTTCCCCGATTTTACGCGCGGCCGCTGGAGCGAGAAGCGTGCTATGTTGGCCTGA
- a CDS encoding GH92 family glycosyl hydrolase, producing the protein MRTPIVLIFTVLFLSLPAFGQLGADPARYVNPFIGTGGHGHTFPGATVPFGMVQLSPDTREDNWDGSSGYHYSDNVIWGFSHTHLSGTGIPDYCDVLFAPTIGEPEFFAKSGDLSENGYASTFKHENEKAEPGFYSVRLEEGNILAEMTATTRVGFHRYTFPATSEANLIVDLKHRDKVTGFELKIVGSTRIEGYRRSSSWARDQIVYFVAEFSQPFEAIKNENEEKQIALRFDTTEGKPVMVKVALSPTGITGARRNLQAELPHWNFDKVRTDARASWNKELSKIEVSGGTDAQMTNFYSALYHTAIQPNVFDDFDGSYRGLDKQIHSNPKSQITNPQSNYTVFSLWDTFRAAHPLYTIIDRKRTADFVNTFIRMYEQGGRLPVWELAGNETDTMIGYHAVSVIADAMAKGIGGFDYEKAFEAAKHSATLDHFGLKDYKRRGYISMEDEQESVSKTLEYAYNDYCIAVMARILKKPDDESNYLRRAQFYKNLFDRETRFMRPKQNGNWISPFAPGEVTFHFTEGNSWVYSFFVPQDVSGLMKLHGGAAPFADRLEELFATKEPLTGRVQPDITGLIGQYAHGNEPSHHIAYLFNYASRPWRTQFYIRKILDEFYKPEPDGLIGNEDCGQMSAWYILSALGFYPVNPSDPTYALGTPLFPSATIRLENGKLFTVRANDVSATNYYVQSVRLNGRPLRRSYITHNEINAGGTIEFTMGPKPNLKWFTAAPVSKINQESPAVPTIEAPRSFDGEATVKISRPDPNATVSYSIVDSGPLDEAPKLYTKPFKLNRSATIRAVAVFKDGSESIPVESVLTKMPHDWDVTLFSTYNRQYTGGGPKGLIDGIRGTTNFASGEWQGYQSQDFVAVIDLKRETEIRELGGGFLQVARSWIWMPVKVEFEISNDGVNFTKAAEIVTDVPAEDMEHRIRDYRAKIAPAKARYVRATARNLGKIPAWHPGAGFDAFIFVDEIFVD; encoded by the coding sequence ATGAGAACTCCTATCGTTTTGATCTTCACGGTCTTGTTCCTCTCCCTGCCTGCTTTCGGGCAGTTGGGTGCCGATCCGGCGCGTTATGTCAATCCTTTCATCGGAACGGGCGGTCACGGCCACACTTTTCCGGGCGCGACGGTGCCGTTCGGGATGGTCCAACTTTCGCCCGACACGCGCGAGGACAACTGGGACGGATCGTCGGGCTACCATTACTCCGACAACGTCATTTGGGGTTTTTCGCACACTCATCTGAGCGGTACGGGAATCCCGGATTACTGCGATGTACTTTTCGCGCCGACGATCGGCGAACCCGAGTTTTTCGCCAAATCCGGTGACTTGAGCGAAAACGGTTACGCTTCGACTTTCAAACACGAAAACGAAAAAGCGGAGCCCGGATTCTATTCGGTGCGTCTCGAAGAGGGAAACATTCTCGCCGAAATGACGGCGACGACGCGTGTCGGATTTCATCGATACACGTTTCCGGCGACGAGCGAGGCAAACCTGATCGTCGATCTCAAGCATCGCGACAAGGTCACCGGATTTGAACTGAAGATCGTCGGTTCGACGCGGATCGAGGGGTATCGCCGTTCTTCATCGTGGGCACGGGATCAGATCGTTTACTTCGTTGCCGAGTTTTCGCAACCGTTTGAGGCGATCAAGAATGAGAACGAAGAAAAGCAGATCGCGCTCCGTTTCGATACGACCGAGGGAAAACCTGTGATGGTCAAAGTGGCGCTTTCGCCGACCGGAATCACGGGCGCGCGAAGGAATCTGCAGGCGGAACTTCCGCACTGGAACTTCGACAAGGTTCGCACCGATGCGCGCGCGAGTTGGAACAAAGAGCTTTCGAAGATCGAAGTTTCCGGCGGCACTGACGCCCAAATGACGAACTTCTATTCAGCGCTCTATCACACCGCGATCCAGCCGAATGTTTTCGACGATTTCGACGGTTCATATCGCGGGCTGGACAAACAGATCCACTCAAATCCCAAATCCCAGATCACAAATCCGCAATCCAACTACACTGTATTTTCCCTTTGGGACACTTTCCGCGCGGCCCATCCGCTGTACACGATCATCGACCGCAAGCGGACAGCCGATTTTGTCAATACGTTTATCCGAATGTATGAACAGGGCGGACGTCTTCCGGTCTGGGAACTCGCCGGAAACGAAACCGACACGATGATCGGTTATCACGCCGTTTCGGTGATTGCCGACGCGATGGCGAAAGGAATCGGCGGATTCGATTACGAAAAAGCGTTCGAGGCGGCCAAACACAGCGCGACGCTCGATCATTTTGGGCTCAAGGACTACAAACGCCGCGGCTACATTTCGATGGAAGACGAGCAGGAGTCGGTCTCGAAAACGCTCGAATACGCTTACAACGACTACTGTATCGCGGTTATGGCGCGGATTCTGAAAAAGCCGGATGACGAGTCGAACTATCTTCGCCGGGCACAGTTCTACAAGAACCTGTTCGATCGCGAAACTCGTTTTATGCGCCCGAAACAGAACGGCAACTGGATCTCGCCGTTCGCTCCGGGCGAAGTGACGTTTCATTTTACCGAGGGAAATTCGTGGGTTTACTCGTTCTTCGTCCCGCAGGACGTCTCCGGGTTGATGAAACTTCACGGCGGTGCGGCGCCGTTCGCCGATCGGCTGGAAGAGCTTTTCGCGACGAAGGAACCGCTGACGGGACGCGTTCAGCCGGACATCACCGGATTGATCGGGCAATACGCGCACGGCAACGAACCGTCGCATCACATCGCTTATCTTTTCAATTACGCCAGCCGGCCGTGGCGGACTCAGTTTTACATAAGGAAGATCCTCGATGAATTCTACAAACCGGAGCCGGACGGGCTGATCGGCAACGAAGACTGCGGCCAGATGTCGGCGTGGTACATTCTGAGCGCGCTCGGGTTTTATCCGGTGAATCCGTCCGATCCGACCTACGCGCTCGGAACGCCGCTCTTTCCGTCGGCGACGATCAGGCTCGAGAACGGAAAGTTATTTACCGTCAGAGCGAACGATGTTTCGGCGACGAACTACTATGTCCAGTCCGTGCGGCTCAACGGCAGGCCTTTGCGGAGATCGTACATTACACACAACGAGATCAACGCCGGCGGAACGATCGAATTTACGATGGGCCCGAAGCCGAATTTGAAGTGGTTCACCGCCGCACCGGTTTCGAAAATCAACCAGGAATCGCCCGCAGTTCCGACGATCGAGGCGCCGCGCAGTTTCGACGGCGAAGCGACGGTGAAGATCTCACGCCCCGATCCAAACGCCACTGTTTCGTATTCGATAGTCGATTCCGGCCCACTGGACGAAGCTCCGAAGCTCTACACGAAACCATTCAAGCTAAACAGATCGGCAACGATCCGCGCGGTTGCAGTTTTCAAAGACGGATCTGAGAGCATTCCCGTCGAATCCGTCCTGACGAAAATGCCGCACGATTGGGACGTCACGTTGTTCTCGACATACAATCGACAGTACACCGGCGGCGGCCCGAAAGGACTGATCGACGGCATCCGCGGAACGACGAATTTCGCCTCCGGCGAGTGGCAGGGATATCAATCGCAGGATTTTGTTGCGGTCATCGATCTCAAACGCGAAACCGAGATCCGGGAGCTCGGCGGCGGTTTTCTGCAGGTCGCGCGTTCGTGGATCTGGATGCCGGTGAAAGTTGAATTCGAGATCTCGAACGATGGCGTCAATTTCACAAAAGCCGCCGAAATAGTGACCGACGTCCCGGCAGAGGATATGGAACACAGAATTCGCGATTATCGCGCGAAGATCGCGCCGGCGAAGGCGCGATACGTTCGCGCGACAGCGCGAAACCTCGGCAAAATCCCCGCCTGGCATCCCGGCGCCGGCTTCGATGCGTTCATTTTCGTTGACGAGATCTTCGTCGACTGA
- a CDS encoding slipin family protein, with amino-acid sequence MPLLILLFVILVVAASGIRVAQEYQRAVKFRLGRFKSVKGPGIYYLVPIIDRQQKVDIRTTTVNLEQQETITKDSVTIKVNAVLWFRIVDASKAILEVANYEQAVYQFSVTALRNIIGQNQLDEVLKEREKINQTLQKMVDSTTEPWGIKIEMVEMKDVEIPESMQRAMAREAEAIREKRARLIKAEAELEASVKLTQGAKQMEESPIALELRRMQMLSEIGIDNNTTTVVLIPSEFSEAAKRFAKSS; translated from the coding sequence ATGCCACTATTAATACTGCTCTTCGTTATTCTGGTTGTCGCGGCTTCGGGAATCAGGGTCGCTCAGGAATACCAGCGCGCGGTCAAATTCAGGCTCGGACGGTTCAAGTCCGTAAAGGGGCCCGGAATCTATTACCTCGTTCCCATAATCGACCGGCAACAGAAGGTCGATATTCGAACGACAACGGTAAACCTTGAGCAACAGGAGACGATTACCAAGGACAGCGTGACCATCAAGGTCAACGCGGTTTTATGGTTCCGGATCGTTGACGCGTCGAAGGCAATCCTTGAGGTCGCCAATTACGAGCAGGCCGTTTACCAGTTCTCGGTCACGGCACTTCGGAACATCATCGGACAAAACCAGCTCGACGAGGTTCTCAAAGAGCGCGAGAAGATCAACCAGACGCTTCAGAAGATGGTCGACTCGACGACCGAACCGTGGGGCATAAAGATCGAAATGGTCGAGATGAAGGACGTTGAAATCCCTGAATCGATGCAGCGCGCAATGGCCCGCGAGGCCGAAGCCATCCGCGAAAAGCGCGCCCGTTTGATCAAGGCCGAGGCCGAACTCGAGGCTTCGGTAAAGCTGACGCAGGGCGCGAAACAGATGGAAGAAAGCCCGATTGCGCTTGAACTCAGACGTATGCAAATGTTGTCGGAGATCGGGATCGACAACAACACGACGACGGTCGTGCTGATCCCGTCCGAATTTTCGGAAGCGGCGAAGCGTTTTGCGAAGTCGAGTTAG
- a CDS encoding family 20 glycosylhydrolase, translated as MNKAIVILSLFGVSTLALFAQSTNEMAALNIIPRPKSVTRGRGEFQFNYQTKIVTLDREAQELASFLNDFLLKNHGFKLEFVASPKKTPKGAIVFERLAANGNIPSEEDYAMTVSKKEIRIKARGNAGMFYALQTLFQMLPRKIEKGRATVPAVEIVDQPRFKYRGMHLDVGRHFMPVSFVKKYIDMMSRYKFNQFHWHLTEDQGWRIEIKKYPRLTEIGSKRPQTQVGRFSPTFTGDGIPVEGFYTQDEIRDVVAYAKARKINVIPEIELPGHSSAALAAYPQFGCKENYDYKVQMTWGIFKEVFCPTDATFKFLEDVLDETIALFPDSSYIHIGGDEVLKDHWKESAFVQDLMKRENLKDEHEVQSYFIRRIEKFINSKGKIMIGWDEILEGGLAPNAVVMSWRGEKGGIEAAKAKHDVIMTPTNFMYFDYGQGDPKFEPINIGNMLSLETVYSYNPIPKELAVDEAKYVLGAQGNVWTEYMKTPEKVEYMVFPRLLALSEVVWSPLDGKNWDDFRSRLPEHFARLDAMNVNYRIPEPRGLSNILLADSDTARIELTPPMPTARIFYTLDGTEPNEKSNEYKTPFEIKLSDNERKELKTIVMTAGGRKSVVYAATILRRGYREPVELKEKREGVNFAFYRQSFKSVAEISSATPDEKGDSKSIQLPQFAKKIDPKLPFAATFDGYINVPADGIYEFQLESDDGAVLSIGDEVVVDNDGMHTPQTLYGVVPLRKGLHPFRLRFFQAGGDLALTVRWGIKGTGLRRIFGNELFR; from the coding sequence ATGAACAAAGCAATCGTAATCCTTTCGCTGTTCGGCGTTTCGACACTGGCGCTCTTTGCGCAGTCAACGAACGAAATGGCGGCCTTGAACATTATTCCAAGACCGAAATCGGTGACGCGCGGCCGTGGCGAGTTTCAGTTCAATTACCAGACGAAGATCGTCACGCTCGACCGCGAAGCGCAGGAACTGGCTTCGTTTCTGAACGATTTCCTGCTCAAGAATCACGGTTTCAAGCTCGAATTCGTCGCCAGCCCGAAAAAGACTCCGAAGGGAGCGATCGTCTTTGAACGGCTCGCCGCAAACGGCAACATTCCGTCCGAAGAAGACTACGCGATGACGGTCTCGAAAAAAGAGATAAGAATCAAGGCGCGCGGCAACGCCGGGATGTTCTATGCGCTCCAGACGCTCTTCCAAATGCTCCCGCGGAAGATCGAAAAAGGCCGCGCGACGGTTCCGGCGGTCGAGATAGTCGATCAGCCGCGTTTCAAATACCGCGGGATGCATCTCGACGTCGGCCGCCATTTTATGCCGGTCTCATTCGTCAAGAAGTACATCGATATGATGTCGCGCTATAAATTCAATCAATTTCACTGGCATCTGACCGAAGACCAGGGCTGGCGAATCGAGATCAAGAAGTATCCGCGGCTGACCGAGATCGGATCGAAACGCCCGCAAACACAGGTCGGCCGGTTTTCGCCGACTTTCACCGGCGACGGGATTCCGGTCGAAGGATTCTACACGCAGGACGAAATTCGCGACGTTGTCGCGTACGCGAAGGCACGCAAGATCAACGTCATTCCCGAGATCGAACTTCCCGGCCACAGTTCGGCGGCGCTCGCGGCGTATCCCCAATTCGGCTGCAAGGAGAATTACGATTACAAGGTGCAGATGACGTGGGGCATCTTCAAGGAAGTGTTTTGTCCGACGGACGCGACGTTCAAGTTTCTCGAAGACGTCCTCGATGAAACCATCGCGCTCTTCCCGGATTCTTCTTACATACACATCGGCGGCGACGAAGTTCTCAAAGATCATTGGAAGGAATCGGCCTTCGTCCAGGATCTGATGAAGCGCGAAAACCTGAAGGACGAGCACGAGGTTCAGAGTTATTTCATTCGCCGGATCGAGAAGTTCATCAATTCCAAGGGCAAGATAATGATCGGTTGGGACGAGATTCTCGAAGGCGGACTCGCGCCGAACGCGGTCGTGATGAGTTGGCGCGGCGAGAAAGGCGGCATCGAAGCGGCGAAGGCGAAACACGACGTAATAATGACGCCGACGAATTTTATGTATTTCGATTACGGTCAGGGCGATCCGAAATTCGAACCGATCAACATCGGCAATATGCTCTCGCTCGAAACGGTCTATTCGTACAATCCGATCCCGAAAGAGCTGGCCGTGGACGAAGCGAAGTATGTCCTCGGCGCGCAAGGCAACGTCTGGACCGAATATATGAAGACGCCCGAAAAGGTCGAGTATATGGTCTTCCCGCGTCTTCTGGCGCTGTCCGAGGTCGTCTGGTCGCCGCTCGATGGCAAGAATTGGGACGATTTCCGCAGTCGGTTGCCCGAGCATTTCGCGCGGCTCGATGCGATGAACGTCAATTACCGCATACCCGAACCGCGCGGGCTTTCCAACATTCTGCTCGCGGATTCCGATACGGCGCGGATCGAACTGACGCCGCCGATGCCGACGGCGCGAATCTTCTACACGCTCGACGGAACGGAACCGAACGAAAAATCGAACGAGTATAAAACGCCTTTCGAGATCAAGCTTTCGGACAATGAGAGGAAGGAACTCAAAACGATCGTGATGACGGCCGGCGGACGCAAAAGTGTCGTTTATGCCGCAACGATCCTGCGTCGCGGCTATCGTGAACCGGTCGAATTGAAAGAAAAGCGCGAAGGCGTGAATTTCGCGTTTTACAGACAATCATTCAAATCGGTTGCGGAGATCAGTAGCGCGACGCCCGATGAGAAGGGTGATTCGAAATCGATCCAGCTTCCCCAATTCGCGAAAAAGATCGATCCCAAATTGCCATTTGCCGCGACCTTCGACGGCTACATCAACGTGCCGGCGGACGGTATCTACGAATTTCAACTTGAATCCGACGACGGCGCGGTTCTTTCGATAGGCGACGAGGTGGTCGTCGACAACGATGGAATGCATACGCCTCAGACTCTCTACGGCGTCGTTCCATTGCGAAAGGGGCTTCATCCGTTCCGTTTGAGATTCTTCCAGGCAGGCGGCGATTTAGCGCTTACCGTTCGCTGGGGAATAAAGGGAACCGGACTGAGGAGAATCTTCGGAAACGAGCTGTTCCGTTAG